A window of the Candidatus Omnitrophota bacterium genome harbors these coding sequences:
- a CDS encoding glycosyltransferase family 39 protein, with translation MRIFADAGTKLRNIGFSKSFVYGFPLFVISFFTYFIFTRLSPIPEQQSDAVGYIVAAKDVAAGIGFTCGEETLSASRPPLFPAVLAFWFTITKNMTVQAMVILQILFQSLGIWVSFILLSRMFSQRVSFLGGLFIALNPFLFTELVYILQEPMLLLLTTFSAYLTVCWLRDQTYTKAVLVGFFWGIATLGKIVTMHAPLIFWVMWLLSKLFRKLNWNLSWKKLVVISGIFILTLTPWTVRNYLQFNKFILINDMGTEMHTVFFHSSGIFGKTAGNDYVKNLKQQGLPPKEFRAKIFKYMASHPGETLLKITQNVFSFTNVSREWFGHVAGVSMRWYIWIVPAVLIQFPLYIGLFAGLLYERRIEIMFLSLFYLVYWAGYSVCWGIPRYAVPVYPILVALGLNGWRYLKARRKIIINNKGENI, from the coding sequence ATGAGAATATTTGCCGACGCCGGAACAAAGTTGAGAAATATTGGATTTTCTAAGAGTTTTGTTTACGGATTTCCACTTTTCGTTATTTCTTTTTTCACTTATTTTATTTTTACACGCTTATCTCCGATACCGGAACAACAGAGTGATGCTGTTGGTTACATAGTGGCCGCGAAAGATGTAGCGGCAGGGATAGGCTTCACTTGCGGGGAGGAAACCCTTTCCGCTTCGCGCCCGCCTTTGTTTCCCGCAGTTCTGGCTTTTTGGTTTACTATCACAAAAAATATGACAGTGCAGGCTATGGTAATCCTTCAAATACTTTTTCAAAGTCTCGGGATATGGGTATCGTTTATCCTTTTATCCAGGATGTTTTCCCAAAGAGTTTCTTTTTTGGGAGGTTTATTTATTGCGCTTAATCCATTTTTATTCACTGAACTTGTATACATTTTGCAGGAGCCGATGTTATTATTGTTAACTACTTTTTCTGCGTATTTGACAGTCTGCTGGCTAAGAGACCAAACATATACAAAAGCCGTTCTTGTAGGATTTTTTTGGGGAATCGCGACTCTTGGTAAAATAGTTACAATGCATGCCCCATTGATATTTTGGGTGATGTGGCTGCTGTCGAAACTCTTTAGAAAGTTAAATTGGAACTTATCCTGGAAAAAACTTGTTGTAATATCGGGGATATTTATTCTTACACTTACTCCCTGGACAGTAAGAAACTATCTGCAATTCAATAAATTTATTCTAATTAATGACATGGGAACTGAAATGCACACCGTGTTCTTCCACTCGTCCGGGATATTTGGTAAAACAGCAGGGAATGATTATGTCAAAAATTTAAAACAGCAAGGACTGCCGCCTAAAGAATTCAGAGCAAAAATATTTAAATACATGGCTAGTCATCCCGGAGAAACGTTACTGAAGATAACGCAGAATGTTTTTTCTTTCACCAATGTTTCAAGGGAATGGTTTGGTCACGTTGCCGGGGTGTCTATGAGATGGTATATCTGGATTGTTCCGGCGGTATTAATTCAATTCCCGCTGTATATAGGATTGTTTGCCGGGCTATTATATGAACGGAGAATTGAGATTATGTTCCTATCATTATTTTATTTAGTCTACTGGGCGGGGTATTCTGTTTGCTGGGGTATACCCAGATACGCGGTTCCGGTATATCCGATATTGGTTGCATTAGGGTTGAATGGTTGGCGATATTTGAAGGCGCGCAGAAAAATAATCATCAATAATAAAGGGGAAAATATTTAA